The following are encoded together in the Arcticibacterium luteifluviistationis genome:
- the rpsA gene encoding 30S ribosomal protein S1, whose product MDNQEFPEFDWDRVSKKGIGSGYSAEETAELSKVYEETLTTIEEKDVVTATVVGVTAREVLLNIGFKSDGIVSRSEFRDLPDLKAGDTVQVFIEKQEDALGQLVISRKKARILTAWSNIEKAFENDEIMDALVKRRTKGGLIVDIHGIEAFLPGSQIDVKPIRDFDVFVNKQMEVKVVKINHTNDNVVVSHKVLIEKDLEKQRQQILTNLEKGQVLEGVVKNITNFGVFIDLGGVDGLLHITDISWGRVNHPNEVLNLDEKINVVVLDFDEDKKRISLGMKQLQSHPWDALETSLEVGSAVKGKIVNLADYGAFLEIHPGVEGLIHVSEMSWSQHLRNPSDFLQIGDEIDAVILTMDKEERKMSLGIKQLAEDPWTKQDLLSKYAVGTTHKGTVRNLTNFGLFLELEEGIDGLVHVSDLSWTKKIKHPSDFVKIGDELEVIVLELDGDNRRLALSHKHLEENPWDAFEGTFDVGTKHECTIISKSDKLAALELPYGIEGAAGLKNLAKEDGSIGEVGDKLTFVVTEFNKDEKKIILSHSKTWDGSADEVVAKPKKKASQSKASSSQSSEKSTLGDLSALAALKEEMEAPKKAKAAPKAKKEDAAE is encoded by the coding sequence ATGGATAATCAAGAATTTCCAGAATTCGATTGGGACAGAGTCTCAAAAAAAGGTATTGGTAGTGGCTATTCGGCTGAAGAAACTGCAGAGCTTTCAAAAGTATATGAGGAGACTCTAACTACTATTGAAGAAAAAGATGTGGTTACAGCTACAGTAGTAGGTGTAACAGCTCGTGAAGTTTTATTAAATATTGGTTTTAAGTCTGACGGTATAGTTTCTAGATCTGAATTTAGAGATTTACCAGATTTGAAAGCTGGTGATACTGTTCAGGTATTTATAGAGAAGCAAGAAGATGCTTTAGGTCAGTTAGTGATTTCTCGTAAGAAAGCGAGAATACTTACAGCTTGGAGTAACATCGAGAAAGCTTTCGAAAATGATGAAATCATGGACGCTTTGGTAAAAAGACGTACCAAAGGTGGTCTTATTGTTGATATTCATGGTATTGAGGCGTTCTTGCCAGGTTCACAAATTGATGTGAAGCCAATTAGAGACTTTGACGTATTTGTTAATAAGCAAATGGAAGTTAAAGTTGTTAAGATTAATCATACTAATGATAATGTGGTTGTTTCTCATAAAGTACTTATTGAGAAAGACCTTGAAAAACAACGTCAGCAAATCTTGACTAATCTTGAAAAAGGTCAGGTATTAGAAGGTGTTGTTAAAAATATTACAAACTTCGGTGTATTTATTGACCTTGGTGGCGTTGATGGCTTATTGCACATCACTGACATTTCTTGGGGTCGTGTTAATCACCCGAATGAAGTACTTAACCTTGATGAGAAAATCAACGTTGTTGTTCTTGACTTTGATGAAGACAAGAAACGTATTTCTCTAGGTATGAAACAACTTCAAAGTCATCCATGGGATGCACTTGAAACAAGTCTTGAAGTTGGTTCTGCTGTTAAAGGTAAAATTGTTAATCTTGCAGATTACGGAGCGTTCCTAGAAATACACCCAGGTGTAGAAGGTTTGATTCACGTTTCTGAAATGTCTTGGTCTCAGCATTTACGTAACCCTTCTGATTTCCTTCAAATTGGAGATGAGATTGATGCAGTAATCTTGACAATGGACAAAGAAGAAAGAAAAATGTCGTTGGGTATTAAGCAACTAGCTGAAGATCCTTGGACTAAGCAAGACTTACTAAGCAAATATGCTGTAGGTACTACACATAAAGGAACAGTTCGTAACCTTACTAACTTCGGTCTATTCTTAGAATTAGAAGAAGGTATTGATGGTTTAGTTCACGTTTCTGACCTTTCTTGGACTAAGAAAATCAAGCACCCATCTGACTTTGTTAAGATAGGAGACGAGCTTGAGGTTATCGTTCTTGAATTAGACGGTGATAACAGAAGACTAGCTCTTTCTCATAAGCACTTAGAAGAGAATCCTTGGGATGCTTTTGAAGGTACTTTTGATGTAGGAACTAAGCATGAGTGTACTATCATTTCTAAATCTGATAAGCTAGCCGCTTTAGAACTTCCTTACGGAATCGAAGGTGCTGCTGGATTGAAGAATCTTGCGAAAGAAGATGGCTCTATTGGAGAAGTAGGTGATAAACTTACTTTTGTAGTGACTGAGTTTAATAAAGACGAGAAGAAGATTATTCTTTCTCATTCTAAGACTTGGGATGGTTCTGCTGACGAAGTAGTAGCTAAGCCAAAGAAAAAGGCTAGCCAATCTAAGGCTTCTTCGTCTCAGTCTTCAGAGAAGTCTACTTTGGGTGATTTATCAGCCTTAGCAGCTTTGAAGGAAGAAATGGAAGCTCCTAAGAAAGCTAAAGCAGCTCCAAAAGCGAAGAAAGAAGACGCTGCAGAGTAA
- a CDS encoding c-type cytochrome, producing the protein MFKTHIRPLLLLFISLSTVTLSFGQEGDAALGEKIFKNNCAACHSFGADVVVGPGLKGIDERKDYDWIKSWINNPAAVIASGDKYAVDLYEEYNKTQMTAFPGFGDAEIQGLLTYIKEANAAAPVVAAAVGGAATAGTEDSQQGSFFNIILVTLLLLMGLVLVALIAILNLLSKLSKGEGAEIDNRGIGEQVGDSLKAIFQNSTVKSAIIVLFLLFGAKATFDGLYGIGVHQGYAPTQPIPFSHKLHAGDMEIDCSYCHTGVYKGKQAGIPSASICMNCHNTIKQGSPEIQKIYTALETDQPIEWVRVHNLPDLAYFNHSQHTNVAGLDCENCHGEVNTMEVVEQRHTLTMGWCIDCHRQTDVNSKGNEYYDKLVEAHDATSVGGMKVEDIGGLECARCHY; encoded by the coding sequence ATGTTCAAAACGCATATAAGACCGCTTCTTCTATTATTTATTTCTTTATCTACCGTTACCCTTTCGTTTGGGCAAGAGGGCGATGCTGCCTTGGGTGAGAAAATATTTAAGAATAACTGTGCTGCATGTCACTCTTTTGGTGCAGATGTAGTAGTAGGTCCTGGCCTTAAAGGTATCGATGAAAGAAAAGATTACGATTGGATAAAGTCATGGATTAATAATCCTGCTGCCGTAATAGCAAGTGGAGATAAGTACGCAGTTGATTTGTATGAAGAATACAATAAGACTCAGATGACAGCCTTTCCTGGTTTTGGTGATGCCGAAATTCAAGGCTTATTAACTTATATAAAAGAAGCTAACGCTGCTGCACCTGTGGTAGCTGCTGCTGTAGGCGGTGCAGCCACTGCCGGAACTGAAGATTCACAACAAGGTAGCTTCTTCAATATTATTTTAGTTACGCTATTGTTGTTAATGGGGCTTGTTCTTGTGGCTTTGATAGCTATTTTGAACTTGTTATCTAAATTGTCGAAAGGTGAAGGTGCCGAAATTGACAATAGAGGAATTGGAGAGCAGGTTGGAGATTCACTGAAAGCTATCTTTCAAAATTCAACAGTTAAAAGTGCTATCATTGTTTTGTTCCTTCTTTTTGGAGCTAAGGCAACGTTTGATGGTCTTTATGGTATTGGCGTTCATCAAGGTTATGCTCCTACGCAACCTATCCCGTTTTCTCACAAGCTACATGCTGGTGATATGGAAATAGATTGTTCGTATTGTCATACTGGTGTTTACAAAGGAAAGCAAGCAGGTATTCCTTCGGCAAGTATTTGTATGAATTGTCATAATACCATTAAGCAAGGTTCTCCAGAAATTCAAAAGATATATACAGCTCTTGAAACTGACCAACCGATTGAATGGGTAAGAGTTCATAATTTACCAGACTTGGCTTACTTTAATCACTCTCAGCATACTAATGTTGCTGGTTTAGATTGTGAAAATTGCCATGGTGAAGTAAATACGATGGAAGTGGTAGAGCAAAGACATACTTTGACTATGGGTTGGTGTATTGATTGCCACAGGCAAACAGATGTTAACTCAAAAGGAAATGAGTACTATGACAAGCTGGTAGAAGCTCATGATGCTACCTCAGTAGGAGGTATGAAAGTGGAAGATATTGGTGGTCTGGAATGTGCCAGATGTCATTATTAA
- a CDS encoding TAT-variant-translocated molybdopterin oxidoreductase: protein MENTTKRYWKGIEEYRNDIEVVKNADSEFNLEDIEGGTHRRDFLKMLGFGVAAVSLAACDAPVRKTIPYLKKPESVEPGIPNYFASTYAQGGDYASILVKTVEGRPIKIEGNKLSKVTRGGMSARVHASVLSLYDNDKLRGPQKGGADITWEDLDKEVMTGLSSASNVRIVSSTVVSPTAKKVIADFSAKYPSTKHVAYDVTSVSGLIDANSKSFGKAIVPTYDFSKAKVIVGVNCDFLGNWVSSIQHAAQWAEGRRLKSGKDGKQTMSRHYQFETGLSITGAAADYRDMIKPSEEGALLVALYSKLTGNSIGNSTVSSEVLDKCVADLKAANGAALVVSGSNDVAIQTVVNGINDFLGSYGNTISLAKGDNTRQGNDADVASFVSDLKSGNVDAVIFLDANPVFNLPNGTELATLIGKVKTSVSFASNVDETAAVCKYVAPAPHFLESWGDASPKTGSYSLQQPTISLIFNTRQAESSLLTWSGLDADYHKYLKANWKNSILSGKSWVSALHDGVLETDEVLSAENITFAGDLAASATSIASKKASGLEVCVFESISMGDGSQANNPWLLELPDPITKVTWENTLNVSQKTANEQGLEKGDWAKLTVGDYSIELPVLIQPGQAHETISVAKGFGRTAAGKCGNVGANPIPFTNGVNWTSNATIEKTKTGYTLAQTQTHETVMGRKAVVQESVLSEYVKSNKAGRFEPMIETSEGKVKPYTISLWDGHEKKNHSWGMVIDLNTCTGCSACLISCQAENNVSVVGKKEVARAREMHWIRIDRYYSTDADTTYNINPSHIRKMEDASENPEVVFQPMMCQHCNNAPCETVCPVLATTHSSEGLNQMTYNRCVGTRYCANNCPYKVRRFNWWKYYENEQFDFHTNNELGRMVLNPEVTVRSRGVIEKCSMCVQKIQAGKLVAKKEKRRPVDGEIETACSQSCPTGAITFGDMMDSESRISKTLATEKEGRAFHVLEEINVQPQVSYLTKIRNKDLGDAKVSLHHGESLETEAHAEEEHNG, encoded by the coding sequence ATGGAAAATACTACTAAAAGGTATTGGAAAGGGATAGAAGAGTATCGTAATGATATCGAAGTAGTTAAAAACGCAGATAGCGAGTTTAACTTAGAAGATATTGAAGGCGGAACGCATAGAAGAGATTTCTTGAAAATGCTTGGCTTTGGTGTTGCTGCAGTTTCTTTGGCTGCTTGTGACGCTCCAGTTAGAAAGACTATTCCTTATTTAAAAAAGCCGGAATCTGTAGAGCCAGGAATTCCTAATTACTTTGCCTCTACTTATGCTCAAGGTGGAGATTATGCAAGTATTCTTGTAAAGACAGTTGAGGGTAGACCGATAAAGATTGAAGGAAATAAACTTTCAAAGGTTACTCGTGGTGGAATGAGTGCTCGCGTTCACGCTTCTGTATTGTCTTTATATGATAATGATAAGTTACGTGGACCTCAAAAAGGTGGTGCTGATATTACATGGGAAGATTTGGACAAAGAAGTTATGACAGGTTTGTCGTCGGCTTCTAATGTGAGAATTGTTTCGTCCACAGTAGTTTCGCCTACAGCAAAAAAAGTTATAGCTGATTTCTCTGCAAAATATCCTTCGACAAAGCATGTAGCATATGATGTTACTTCAGTGTCTGGTTTGATAGATGCGAATAGCAAGTCTTTCGGCAAAGCGATTGTGCCAACATATGACTTTTCAAAAGCAAAAGTTATTGTAGGTGTTAATTGTGATTTCTTAGGTAACTGGGTTTCTTCTATTCAACACGCTGCTCAATGGGCAGAAGGGCGTAGACTTAAAAGTGGTAAAGATGGCAAGCAAACAATGTCACGTCATTATCAGTTTGAAACAGGTTTAAGTATCACTGGAGCGGCTGCGGATTATAGAGATATGATTAAGCCATCTGAAGAAGGTGCTTTACTTGTAGCCTTATATAGCAAATTGACAGGAAATTCCATTGGTAATTCGACGGTTTCTTCTGAAGTGTTAGATAAATGTGTTGCTGATTTAAAAGCAGCGAATGGTGCAGCTTTAGTTGTTTCAGGTTCTAATGACGTTGCTATTCAAACTGTAGTTAATGGAATTAATGATTTCTTAGGTAGCTACGGTAATACCATTAGTCTTGCAAAAGGTGATAACACACGTCAAGGTAATGACGCAGATGTGGCTTCTTTTGTTTCTGACTTGAAGTCTGGAAATGTAGATGCGGTTATCTTTTTAGATGCTAATCCAGTATTCAACTTGCCAAATGGTACAGAACTGGCAACTTTGATAGGTAAGGTTAAGACTTCTGTTTCTTTTGCAAGTAATGTAGATGAGACTGCGGCAGTTTGTAAGTATGTGGCACCAGCTCCTCACTTCTTGGAGTCTTGGGGTGACGCTTCTCCTAAAACTGGTTCTTATTCTCTACAGCAACCAACTATTTCTTTGATTTTTAATACACGTCAAGCCGAATCAAGTTTATTAACTTGGTCAGGTTTAGATGCTGATTACCATAAATACTTAAAAGCTAACTGGAAGAATAGTATTCTTAGCGGTAAGTCATGGGTTTCTGCTCTTCATGATGGAGTATTGGAAACTGATGAGGTTTTAAGTGCTGAAAATATAACTTTCGCTGGCGATCTTGCAGCTTCTGCTACAAGCATAGCGTCTAAGAAAGCTTCTGGTTTAGAAGTTTGTGTTTTCGAGTCTATTTCAATGGGTGATGGTTCGCAAGCGAACAACCCATGGTTACTAGAATTGCCAGATCCAATTACAAAAGTTACTTGGGAGAATACGTTAAATGTATCTCAAAAAACAGCCAACGAACAAGGTCTTGAAAAAGGCGATTGGGCGAAGTTGACAGTTGGAGATTATAGTATTGAGTTACCTGTGTTGATACAGCCAGGCCAAGCTCACGAAACAATATCTGTAGCAAAAGGTTTTGGTAGAACAGCAGCTGGTAAATGTGGGAATGTTGGAGCTAATCCAATTCCATTTACAAATGGTGTTAACTGGACTTCAAATGCTACAATAGAAAAAACTAAAACAGGTTATACATTAGCTCAAACGCAGACACACGAAACCGTAATGGGTCGTAAGGCTGTAGTACAGGAGTCTGTTCTTAGCGAGTATGTTAAGAGCAACAAGGCTGGAAGGTTTGAGCCGATGATTGAGACTTCTGAAGGAAAGGTTAAACCATATACTATAAGTTTATGGGATGGTCACGAAAAGAAGAACCATAGCTGGGGAATGGTGATTGACCTTAATACTTGTACTGGTTGTTCAGCTTGTTTGATTTCTTGTCAAGCAGAGAACAACGTTTCAGTTGTAGGTAAGAAGGAAGTTGCTAGAGCTCGTGAAATGCATTGGATTCGTATAGACCGCTATTATAGCACAGATGCGGATACTACTTATAATATTAATCCATCGCACATAAGAAAGATGGAAGATGCTTCTGAGAATCCAGAGGTAGTTTTCCAACCGATGATGTGTCAGCATTGTAATAATGCACCTTGTGAAACTGTATGTCCAGTATTGGCTACTACTCATAGTTCGGAAGGTTTAAATCAAATGACTTATAACAGATGTGTTGGTACAAGGTATTGTGCTAATAACTGTCCTTATAAAGTACGTAGATTTAACTGGTGGAAGTATTATGAAAATGAGCAATTTGATTTCCATACGAATAATGAACTAGGTAGAATGGTTCTTAATCCTGAAGTAACCGTAAGGTCAAGAGGGGTTATTGAGAAATGTTCTATGTGTGTTCAGAAAATTCAAGCTGGTAAATTGGTTGCAAAGAAAGAAAAGAGAAGACCAGTTGATGGTGAGATTGAAACAGCTTGTTCTCAATCGTGTCCTACTGGTGCAATCACTTTTGGTGACATGATGGACTCGGAATCAAGGATTTCTAAAACTTTGGCTACGGAGAAAGAAGGAAGAGCTTTTCATGTACTAGAAGAGATTAATGTTCAGCCTCAGGTTAGTTATTTGACTAAAATCAGGAATAAGGACTTAGGAGATGCAAAAGTATCTTTACATCATGGAGAATCCCTTGAAACGGAGGCACATGCTGAAGAAGAGCATAACGGATAA
- the nrfD gene encoding NrfD/PsrC family molybdoenzyme membrane anchor subunit, with protein MQVVSPIREHLVTGGKTLHDITEDISRHVEGNPTKEWKMVFGISLAVLAYGGYWAYQTWFHGLGNWGLNKTVGWAWDITNFVWWVGIGHAGTLISAILLLFRQKWRTSINRAAEAMTIFAVLCAGTFIFFHMGRPWLAYWALPLPNTFGSLWINFNSPLVWDVFAISTYLSVSLLFWYIGLVPDLATIRDRATGLRKTIYGALAMGWTGGARSWARYEDVSLILAGLSTPLVLSVHTIVSMDFATSVIPGWHTTIFPPYFVAGAIFSGFAMVQNLMLIVRVVYKLEDYITIEHISLMNKIITVTGSIVGVAYITEFFIAAYSGVQYESYAFVNRATGPLWWSYMAMMTCNVLSPQIFWFKKMRESIVVSFVIAVVVNIGMWFERFVIIVTSLHRDYLPSSWTYFTPRMGDIGDYLFTFGFFFVCFLLFAKFLPVINMAEVKAVLKSSSEKKSNK; from the coding sequence ATGCAAGTAGTTTCGCCAATCAGAGAACATTTAGTAACGGGAGGGAAGACCCTTCATGATATTACTGAAGACATAAGCAGACACGTAGAAGGAAACCCTACTAAGGAGTGGAAGATGGTTTTTGGTATATCCTTAGCTGTCTTAGCTTACGGTGGATATTGGGCTTACCAAACATGGTTTCATGGCCTTGGTAACTGGGGCTTGAATAAAACTGTAGGTTGGGCATGGGATATCACTAACTTCGTATGGTGGGTTGGTATCGGTCATGCTGGTACACTTATTTCTGCTATTCTTTTGTTGTTCCGCCAAAAATGGAGAACATCCATTAATAGAGCAGCGGAGGCAATGACTATTTTCGCTGTACTCTGTGCAGGAACATTCATTTTCTTTCACATGGGTAGACCATGGTTGGCTTATTGGGCATTACCACTTCCAAATACATTTGGTTCTTTATGGATAAACTTTAACTCTCCATTAGTTTGGGATGTTTTTGCCATATCTACATACTTATCTGTTTCTCTTTTGTTCTGGTATATAGGTCTTGTTCCAGATTTAGCTACTATTAGAGATAGAGCTACTGGGCTAAGAAAAACCATTTACGGAGCTTTGGCAATGGGATGGACTGGTGGAGCAAGATCGTGGGCAAGATATGAAGATGTTTCTTTAATACTTGCTGGTTTATCAACACCACTTGTACTTTCTGTACACACTATTGTATCCATGGACTTTGCAACTTCTGTAATTCCAGGATGGCACACTACTATTTTCCCTCCATATTTCGTAGCAGGAGCAATTTTCTCCGGTTTTGCAATGGTTCAAAACCTTATGCTTATTGTAAGGGTAGTTTACAAATTGGAAGACTACATTACTATTGAGCATATTTCTTTAATGAATAAGATTATTACCGTTACAGGTTCTATTGTAGGGGTAGCATATATAACAGAGTTTTTCATTGCAGCTTATTCAGGAGTTCAATATGAAAGTTACGCTTTCGTCAATAGAGCTACTGGTCCATTATGGTGGTCATATATGGCTATGATGACTTGTAATGTTCTTTCTCCTCAGATATTCTGGTTTAAGAAAATGAGAGAAAGTATTGTTGTGTCTTTTGTAATCGCAGTGGTTGTTAATATAGGTATGTGGTTTGAGCGTTTCGTTATTATTGTAACATCGCTTCACAGAGATTACCTACCATCCAGTTGGACGTATTTCACGCCGCGAATGGGTGATATAGGTGATTACTTATTTACCTTTGGTTTCTTCTTTGTTTGCTTTTTATTGTTTGCCAAATTCTTACCAGTTATTAATATGGCAGAGGTGAAAGCTGTGTTGAAATCATCATCAGAAAAGAAATCTAATAAATAG
- a CDS encoding DUF3341 domain-containing protein: MASKKFILGVYEDDEDVLNAVSDVREKGIKIHEVYSPFAIHGLDTALGYPRARMGVPAFLFGITGTSLAFLLTFWTMGWDWPMIVGGKNFVPFPTNIPIVFELTVLLAAYGMSFVFFGMEGLYPGSKPVIFDERITDDKFVMAIDLDKSGASEEDIKNALEASGASEVNVKEI; encoded by the coding sequence ATGGCAAGTAAAAAATTTATATTGGGTGTTTACGAGGATGATGAGGACGTATTAAATGCGGTTTCTGATGTTCGTGAAAAAGGAATTAAGATTCACGAAGTGTACTCACCATTTGCAATTCATGGTTTGGATACGGCTTTAGGGTATCCAAGAGCAAGAATGGGTGTTCCAGCGTTTCTATTCGGTATCACTGGTACTTCGTTAGCTTTCTTATTAACCTTTTGGACTATGGGTTGGGATTGGCCAATGATTGTAGGTGGAAAGAACTTTGTTCCTTTTCCTACTAATATTCCAATTGTGTTCGAATTAACAGTCTTGCTTGCCGCTTATGGTATGTCATTTGTGTTTTTTGGAATGGAAGGTTTATATCCAGGTTCGAAGCCGGTGATTTTTGATGAGAGAATTACAGATGACAAGTTTGTAATGGCAATAGACTTAGATAAAAGTGGAGCTTCGGAAGAAGATATTAAGAATGCTTTGGAGGCATCAGGTGCTTCTGAAGTGAATGTTAAAGAGATATAA
- a CDS encoding c-type cytochrome gives MNILKNKLSISLVGCVLLGLALVSCSDTESTGWEYAPNMYNSPAYEAQTQYRSNDINPHGMNMREPVEGTVARTNYQTSFLQDDGTVLDDLMMYNMTADSLAWASSNLVNPIPWSENAEDEGKVLYERNCMHCHGSKGAGDGNVAEKYKGVPNYASDALSSVSGGHIYHVITFGKGRMWPHASQVTPEERWKIVHYVQRLQLGI, from the coding sequence ATGAATATTTTGAAAAATAAACTTTCGATTTCCTTAGTAGGCTGTGTGCTTTTAGGTTTAGCGTTGGTCTCTTGTAGTGATACTGAGAGTACAGGTTGGGAGTATGCTCCTAATATGTATAATTCGCCTGCTTATGAAGCTCAGACTCAATACAGGTCAAACGATATTAATCCGCATGGCATGAACATGAGGGAGCCAGTTGAAGGAACTGTAGCTAGAACTAATTATCAAACATCTTTTTTGCAAGATGATGGTACTGTGTTAGACGATCTTATGATGTATAATATGACTGCGGACAGTCTTGCATGGGCTTCAAGCAACTTGGTTAATCCTATTCCATGGTCTGAGAATGCAGAAGATGAAGGGAAAGTATTGTATGAAAGAAATTGTATGCATTGTCATGGTTCTAAAGGAGCTGGTGATGGTAATGTAGCTGAAAAATATAAAGGTGTTCCTAATTATGCATCTGACGCTTTGAGTAGTGTAAGTGGTGGACATATTTATCACGTAATTACTTTTGGTAAAGGAAGAATGTGGCCACATGCGTCGCAGGTAACTCCAGAAGAAAGATGGAAGATTGTACACTATGTACAACGTTTACAGTTAGGAATTTAA
- a CDS encoding quinol:cytochrome C oxidoreductase, with protein sequence MAHKHETPSVEESYDFSPELKRKLVIGGVIGVALVAIGVFLINMGWWGPDGFAGGAHEAHGAVDAHGAAEAAHGAGEHAAEGHHEATLMNRIVGNLWMNSIYFLGLSVIGVFFISYNYVAKAGWYTSFKRVPEALPAFLIVPAAVILILFAIPGSRHIIMHWTHEGIMDPLSNNYDAIIAGKSWWLNVPFYVFRLVSYFVVWWYLWKQIRKYSLLEDVSGSLEDYNKSRLYAKFFLIFFAVTSSTAAWDLSMAVDAHWFSTMFGWYHLSSWHVSGLAAIMLIIITLKDQGYLKGVNDSAIQDLGKLIFGFSIFWTYVWFSQFFLIFYAHLPEETIYFRERLHGYEGRYLAPFYISLVLNFVFPLLILMARGSKRNYTFLKLACWAILIGHWFDFYQMLMPAIAKNQGGIGLIEVGITTVFACSFIYVIYSQLSKANMYAKNHPFLEESLHHDI encoded by the coding sequence ATGGCTCATAAGCACGAAACTCCTTCAGTAGAAGAATCTTATGATTTCTCCCCAGAACTTAAGCGTAAGCTGGTAATTGGCGGTGTGATTGGCGTAGCTCTAGTGGCTATCGGAGTATTTTTGATAAATATGGGATGGTGGGGACCTGATGGGTTTGCCGGTGGAGCTCATGAAGCACACGGAGCTGTAGATGCCCATGGTGCTGCTGAAGCCGCTCATGGAGCAGGAGAGCATGCGGCAGAAGGACATCACGAAGCCACCTTAATGAATAGAATTGTTGGTAACCTATGGATGAATTCTATTTACTTTTTAGGATTATCAGTTATAGGTGTATTTTTCATCTCTTATAATTATGTAGCAAAGGCTGGTTGGTATACGTCTTTTAAAAGAGTACCTGAAGCACTTCCTGCTTTCTTAATTGTTCCTGCAGCTGTAATCTTAATACTATTTGCAATACCGGGTTCTAGACATATTATCATGCACTGGACACATGAAGGTATAATGGATCCATTAAGCAATAATTATGATGCTATTATAGCGGGGAAATCATGGTGGTTAAATGTCCCTTTCTATGTTTTTAGACTTGTATCGTATTTTGTTGTGTGGTGGTATTTATGGAAGCAAATTAGAAAATATTCTTTACTGGAGGATGTTTCTGGAAGCTTAGAGGATTATAACAAAAGTAGATTATATGCTAAGTTCTTTTTGATATTCTTTGCAGTTACTAGTTCTACTGCGGCTTGGGATTTATCTATGGCTGTTGATGCTCACTGGTTCTCTACAATGTTCGGTTGGTATCATTTGTCTAGCTGGCACGTATCAGGTCTTGCAGCTATTATGTTGATTATAATAACCTTGAAAGACCAGGGCTATCTGAAAGGAGTGAATGATTCAGCTATTCAAGATTTGGGTAAACTAATATTTGGTTTCTCAATATTCTGGACATATGTATGGTTTAGCCAGTTCTTCTTGATTTTCTATGCTCACTTACCAGAGGAGACAATATACTTTAGAGAGCGTTTACATGGTTATGAAGGAAGGTACTTAGCACCGTTTTATATAAGCTTGGTACTTAACTTTGTGTTCCCTTTACTAATATTGATGGCAAGAGGATCGAAAAGAAACTATACTTTCTTGAAGTTGGCTTGTTGGGCAATACTTATAGGGCACTGGTTTGATTTTTATCAAATGCTTATGCCAGCTATCGCCAAGAATCAAGGTGGTATTGGTTTAATTGAGGTTGGAATTACAACGGTATTTGCTTGTAGTTTTATATATGTGATTTATTCGCAATTGAGTAAAGCAAATATGTATGCGAAGAATCACCCGTTCTTAGAAGAAAGTTTACATCACGATATTTAA